From Paenibacillus sp. GP183, one genomic window encodes:
- a CDS encoding MFS transporter — MSKNASTAIHLSATVFPILFAISVVHLLNDTMQSTVTALFPILRDSLHLSYTQVGLIAFAMNITASLIQPVVGYYADMRPKPYILPIGVCFTLVGIVTLALAQQYALILIAVVAMGVGSAIFHPESSRVAYMSAGGRRGLAQSIFQVGGNIGSSLGPIMTAVVFVKIGQFGVIWFSFAAIAAILIQTYVARWYSRHIITPQTSPKHNVSEGSSKLGLSSRQVVWALMILVFLVFTKHIYMSSISSYYTFYLIDGFGVTVRDAQWFLFAFLAASAAGTFLGGPLADRFGRRNIIWFSILGTAPFSILLPHMNLIWSGVMCVLAGFVLSSAFSIIVVFAQELLPGRVGLISGMFFGLAFGIGGLGSAVLGWIADATSIAFIMNLCAYLPLLGILAVFLPKDDRVNTTA; from the coding sequence GTGTCTAAAAATGCATCAACTGCTATCCATTTATCTGCAACGGTTTTCCCTATTCTATTCGCTATAAGTGTTGTTCATCTCCTGAATGATACGATGCAGTCTACTGTCACTGCGCTTTTCCCAATTCTCCGGGACTCGCTGCATCTGAGTTACACGCAGGTCGGACTGATCGCATTCGCAATGAACATCACAGCCTCGCTTATTCAGCCAGTCGTCGGGTATTACGCAGACATGCGTCCGAAGCCATATATTTTACCTATCGGGGTTTGCTTTACGTTAGTAGGTATAGTGACATTGGCTTTGGCGCAGCAGTATGCACTCATACTGATTGCCGTAGTGGCAATGGGTGTTGGATCTGCAATATTTCATCCGGAATCGTCTCGGGTAGCTTACATGTCAGCGGGGGGACGAAGAGGACTGGCTCAATCGATCTTCCAGGTAGGCGGTAACATCGGAAGCTCCTTAGGTCCAATTATGACTGCTGTTGTATTCGTGAAAATCGGGCAATTTGGCGTGATCTGGTTCTCATTCGCCGCGATTGCAGCCATCCTTATTCAAACTTATGTAGCGCGTTGGTACAGCAGGCATATTATAACGCCACAAACTTCGCCAAAGCATAATGTCTCGGAAGGCAGCTCGAAATTAGGTTTATCGTCACGGCAAGTCGTTTGGGCCCTGATGATCTTGGTATTTCTAGTCTTCACTAAACATATTTATATGTCCAGCATTTCGAGCTATTATACATTCTATTTAATTGATGGCTTTGGGGTCACTGTCCGCGATGCCCAATGGTTTCTATTTGCTTTCCTGGCGGCATCTGCTGCAGGAACATTTTTGGGCGGTCCGCTGGCGGATCGGTTCGGTCGTAGAAACATTATCTGGTTTTCAATTCTGGGTACAGCCCCATTCTCGATTCTGTTGCCGCATATGAATTTGATTTGGTCAGGTGTAATGTGTGTCCTTGCTGGATTCGTGCTGTCGTCTGCCTTTTCGATCATTGTCGTGTTTGCACAGGAGCTGCTTCCGGGCAGGGTTGGGCTGATTTCGGGAATGTTCTTCGGCTTGGCTTTCGGAATTGGAGGGCTCGGTTCTGCTGTACTAGGCTGGATTGCCGACGCAACCAGTATTGCCTTTATCATGAATCTCTGTGCTTACCTGCCACTATTGGGAATTCTAGCTGTCTTCTTGCCTAAAGATGATAGAGTTAATACAACTGCATGA
- a CDS encoding YbjQ family protein yields MIISTTEGIAGHEVTEVLGTTFGVVVRARGIGGDILASLKGLVGGEVTQYTQMVEDGRKQAMDRMVKNAAAMGADAVVMMRFDSGDIGQNMSEIVAYGTAVRLQKR; encoded by the coding sequence ATGATTATTTCAACAACAGAAGGAATTGCGGGACATGAGGTTACAGAAGTTCTGGGTACTACGTTTGGAGTCGTGGTTCGGGCCAGAGGCATCGGCGGAGACATTTTGGCTTCGTTAAAGGGTCTCGTCGGCGGTGAGGTCACGCAATACACACAAATGGTTGAAGACGGCAGAAAGCAAGCGATGGATCGTATGGTTAAAAATGCAGCGGCAATGGGTGCTGACGCCGTTGTCATGATGCGTTTTGACAGTGGTGATATCGGGCAGAACATGAGCGAAATCGTCGCTTACGGAACCGCGGTTCGCCTGCAAAAACGCTGA
- a CDS encoding metallophosphoesterase, which translates to MNNNGRMSRRAFLKQSGLAIGGLILAGIGTSVHSFFIERFWYDIRQVKLEFPNLPAAFSGMRIVQFSDIHLDHYFDNDRLAAVIERLKPLGADLICFTGDLFDVNIGSDSERTASLLATLEAPLGKWACLGNHDYWAGPSPVTRILEKAAFRVLNNTSQAIRRGGETIRIAGIDDWLKGTPNLDLAIGGQPSSEFTLLLAHEPDIADLTQRYPVDLQFSGHSHGGQISLPVIASLAAPPKGKKYVAGLYEFPGSSLKLYTNRGIGTTIIPIRLFCRPEITVFTLIRTA; encoded by the coding sequence ATGAACAACAACGGACGTATGAGCCGAAGAGCATTTCTAAAACAATCAGGGCTTGCAATTGGCGGACTCATCCTCGCAGGAATCGGAACCTCAGTTCATTCTTTTTTCATTGAAAGATTCTGGTACGATATCCGCCAGGTCAAGCTTGAATTCCCCAACCTCCCCGCTGCTTTTTCCGGAATGCGTATCGTTCAATTCAGCGATATTCATCTCGACCATTATTTCGACAATGACAGGCTGGCTGCGGTTATCGAACGGCTCAAGCCGCTAGGCGCCGATCTCATTTGCTTCACAGGCGACTTGTTCGATGTCAATATCGGCAGCGATTCGGAACGAACTGCCTCGCTGCTTGCGACGCTGGAGGCTCCACTCGGGAAATGGGCTTGCCTCGGCAATCATGATTATTGGGCAGGACCTTCGCCTGTTACCCGTATACTCGAGAAGGCGGCTTTTCGAGTACTGAACAACACCAGCCAAGCGATTCGCCGCGGAGGGGAAACGATCCGGATTGCGGGCATCGATGATTGGCTGAAAGGAACGCCCAATCTGGACCTGGCAATCGGCGGGCAGCCAAGCAGCGAGTTCACGCTTCTTCTCGCGCATGAACCCGACATTGCGGATTTAACACAGCGATATCCGGTCGATCTTCAGTTTTCCGGACACAGTCACGGCGGACAAATTTCGCTTCCCGTTATCGCTTCATTAGCCGCACCTCCGAAAGGAAAAAAGTACGTTGCCGGGCTTTATGAGTTTCCTGGTTCTTCGTTAAAGCTGTATACGAATCGCGGAATTGGCACCACGATTATCCCTATTCGGCTCTTCTGCAGGCCGGAGATCACGGTTTTCACCCTTATCCGCACAGCCTGA
- a CDS encoding GNAT family N-acetyltransferase, whose amino-acid sequence MEHHITEEWNDELWRKVEPIYQQAFPKDGKKTRAIIQGMFDKQMSQLHTLTDENDVIAMALSGIDRKANVLIIDYIAIREDQRSKGYGRLFMDQIKKWAKNEGCRGIVVEVESEQTEENMRRIRFWEQCGFHLTEYVHQYIWVPEPYRAMYLSFYPENPLPEEGEALFHFITGFHKQAYSRS is encoded by the coding sequence ATGGAGCATCATATAACCGAAGAGTGGAATGATGAGCTTTGGAGGAAAGTGGAGCCGATTTACCAACAGGCTTTTCCCAAAGACGGCAAGAAGACTCGGGCCATTATCCAGGGTATGTTCGACAAGCAGATGAGCCAGCTGCATACGCTTACCGATGAAAACGATGTTATCGCAATGGCTCTTTCCGGTATAGATAGGAAAGCTAACGTACTGATCATCGATTATATTGCTATTAGAGAAGATCAGCGCAGTAAAGGATATGGCAGATTATTTATGGATCAAATAAAGAAATGGGCGAAAAATGAAGGCTGTAGAGGGATTGTGGTCGAGGTTGAATCTGAACAAACGGAGGAGAATATGCGGCGTATCCGGTTTTGGGAACAATGCGGCTTTCATCTCACGGAATATGTTCATCAATACATCTGGGTGCCCGAGCCCTACCGTGCCATGTACCTGAGCTTCTATCCGGAGAATCCACTGCCCGAGGAGGGGGAGGCGCTTTTTCACTTCATCACAGGGTTTCACAAACAAGCCTACAGCCGATCGTAA
- a CDS encoding permease: MYQASGLSNNTQIASKKVVVSVVIFLLIAIAGLTYVKWWPYYNKAIDASIKHTIGASIVSGKSATAPAPSWQAAWDYAAAYYKSVWKAAVLGILLGSLIQVLIPAQWLLRMLGKASLGSTALGGIASLPGMMCTCCAAPIAVGMRKKNVSIGAALAFWLGNPALNPATLVFMTFVLSWKFTVLRLVFGLILTFGVSYYANRFAGKIKDTKMLDKAQEQLEIQATQPLMTRWLKSLWQLTLYVVPAYILSVLLLGAFRAWMFPAVGESLSNSILLILLFAVVGMLFVIPTAAEIPIIQTMMSFGLGTGPAAVLLLTLPVVSLPSLLIVYKFFPKRVLLFVTGSVVLLGILSGIAGMSVL, encoded by the coding sequence ATGTATCAGGCAAGCGGGTTGTCCAATAACACCCAGATCGCAAGCAAAAAAGTAGTTGTATCCGTGGTTATCTTCCTGCTCATTGCCATAGCGGGACTAACTTATGTAAAATGGTGGCCTTATTACAATAAAGCAATAGATGCCTCCATCAAACACACGATCGGAGCTTCCATTGTCTCCGGTAAAAGTGCAACTGCACCCGCACCTTCATGGCAAGCGGCCTGGGATTATGCAGCAGCCTATTACAAATCGGTTTGGAAAGCAGCAGTTCTTGGTATTCTCTTAGGGTCATTGATTCAAGTCTTGATTCCTGCACAATGGCTGCTTAGAATGCTGGGGAAAGCCTCCTTGGGCAGCACCGCACTAGGCGGTATTGCATCTCTTCCTGGGATGATGTGCACGTGTTGTGCCGCTCCGATCGCTGTAGGCATGCGCAAAAAGAATGTGTCCATTGGCGCCGCCTTGGCTTTTTGGCTGGGTAATCCGGCTCTGAATCCAGCGACGCTGGTGTTTATGACTTTTGTTCTGTCCTGGAAGTTCACGGTCCTTAGATTGGTTTTCGGTCTGATTCTCACTTTTGGCGTCAGCTACTATGCGAATCGTTTCGCTGGAAAGATTAAAGATACGAAAATGCTCGATAAGGCACAAGAACAATTGGAGATTCAAGCTACACAGCCTTTAATGACCAGATGGTTAAAAAGCTTATGGCAGCTGACTCTCTATGTAGTTCCTGCGTATATCCTTTCCGTGCTCTTATTAGGCGCTTTCCGCGCTTGGATGTTCCCGGCTGTAGGAGAGTCTTTATCGAACAGTATTCTTCTCATCCTTTTATTTGCCGTCGTGGGCATGCTTTTTGTGATCCCGACTGCAGCGGAGATACCGATCATTCAAACGATGATGTCCTTTGGCCTGGGAACCGGCCCAGCTGCGGTATTGCTGCTTACTCTGCCGGTCGTGAGCCTTCCTTCACTTTTAATTGTTTATAAATTTTTTCCTAAGCGAGTGCTGCTGTTTGTAACAGGTTCCGTGGTGCTTCTTGGAATTTTGAGCGGTATTGCTGGAATGTCCGTTTTGTAA
- a CDS encoding ParB/RepB/Spo0J family partition protein, translating into MDITEIPIHKIDEDTDQPRNIFDEESLQELMKSIAELGLLSPIKVRTTPGGRYKIIYGNRRYKACKTLGLQAIPCIVSTATDELEIYLEQIAENLTREGFSPIEEAEAFHKLMNDPKFSSSIKYLSSKLGKPEAYIKNKCDLLNFGDKIKKLVVSGTEIKKDRLTEEQLMPIKDLPIEHRDPLALIIARDELPVSDVKKIARLFKDKDMSSGTKDKLLYKSGHELLQTWSVFEQNKAERAKSTAPKAATAKEKPEKKAQEQTTVAPIEVQLQRWLASLSEPGLLPPDALEINGMIPANFLNNIDLLIENLEKHLNAWKKVKEQAENPISNKEMNRL; encoded by the coding sequence ATGGACATTACCGAAATTCCGATCCATAAGATAGATGAAGATACCGATCAACCGAGAAATATATTTGATGAAGAGTCTCTGCAAGAATTGATGAAAAGCATTGCAGAGCTTGGCTTGCTGTCTCCGATCAAAGTAAGAACGACTCCAGGCGGCAGATATAAAATCATATACGGGAACCGCAGGTATAAAGCGTGTAAAACACTTGGCCTTCAAGCAATTCCCTGTATCGTATCTACAGCGACCGATGAATTGGAAATATATTTGGAGCAAATCGCAGAGAATCTTACCAGAGAAGGCTTTTCTCCGATTGAAGAAGCCGAAGCATTTCACAAGCTGATGAACGATCCCAAATTTTCAAGCTCGATCAAATATCTTTCAAGTAAACTGGGTAAGCCAGAAGCCTATATTAAAAACAAGTGTGATCTGCTCAATTTCGGGGATAAAATAAAAAAGCTGGTCGTAAGCGGCACGGAAATCAAGAAAGATAGACTGACGGAAGAGCAATTAATGCCCATTAAAGATTTACCGATTGAGCACCGTGATCCACTCGCATTGATCATTGCTAGAGACGAGCTGCCCGTGAGTGATGTGAAGAAGATTGCCCGCTTGTTTAAGGATAAGGATATGTCATCCGGCACCAAAGACAAGCTCTTATATAAATCAGGCCATGAATTGCTCCAAACTTGGTCCGTCTTTGAACAAAATAAAGCGGAAAGAGCAAAATCGACGGCACCGAAAGCTGCGACAGCAAAAGAAAAACCCGAGAAAAAGGCTCAAGAGCAAACAACGGTTGCCCCTATTGAAGTTCAGCTGCAGCGATGGTTAGCATCATTATCCGAACCTGGCCTGCTGCCGCCGGATGCTCTGGAAATCAATGGTATGATACCAGCGAACTTTCTTAACAATATAGATCTGCTGATTGAAAATCTGGAGAAGCATCTGAATGCATGGAAAAAGGTTAAGGAACAAGCTGAAAACCCTATTTCAAACAAGGAGATGAACCGATTATGA
- the rlmN gene encoding 23S rRNA (adenine(2503)-C(2))-methyltransferase RlmN — protein sequence MNKASIYGLTYDQLAAWLMEHGHKKSRASQVWEWLYRKRITDFTEMSDVNKECIQLLADHFDIQTLNEHLKQESADGTIKFLFKLNDDNLIETVLMRHKFGLSVCVTTQVGCNIGCSFCASGLLPKSRDLSSGEIVEQIMRVQHHLDKKKQDERVSHVVVMGIGEPFDNFKNLIDFLRVVIDHKGLAIGSRHITVSTSGLADKIVEFADTDLQVNLAISLHAPNNELRTKIMKINRAFPIEKIMQALDYYWEKSNRRVTLEYILLKDINDHREHALELAERIGDRRHLANVNLIPYNPVNEHSQYQRSEQESIRAFYDTLKKQGISCSVRLEHGTDIDAACGQLRSKQIKQSAG from the coding sequence ATGGACACAAAAAGTCTCGAGCCTCACAAGTCTGGGAGTGGCTTTACAGGAAGCGGATAACCGACTTCACAGAAATGAGCGACGTCAATAAAGAGTGCATTCAATTACTAGCCGATCATTTTGATATTCAAACCTTAAATGAACACTTGAAGCAGGAATCAGCGGATGGAACGATTAAGTTTTTGTTTAAATTAAACGATGACAATCTGATTGAAACGGTATTGATGAGACATAAATTCGGTTTGTCCGTTTGTGTCACAACGCAAGTAGGCTGTAACATTGGATGCAGCTTTTGCGCGAGCGGGCTGCTGCCCAAAAGTCGTGATCTGTCCAGCGGTGAAATTGTCGAACAGATTATGAGGGTTCAACATCATTTGGATAAAAAGAAACAAGATGAACGAGTGAGCCATGTTGTGGTGATGGGAATTGGCGAGCCATTTGATAACTTCAAAAATCTGATAGATTTCTTGAGGGTTGTTATCGATCACAAAGGGTTAGCGATTGGTTCACGGCATATCACCGTTTCAACCAGCGGGCTTGCCGACAAAATTGTTGAATTCGCCGATACCGATTTACAGGTCAACCTGGCCATCTCTTTACATGCCCCCAATAATGAACTTCGAACCAAGATTATGAAGATAAACCGTGCCTTTCCAATAGAGAAAATCATGCAGGCCCTTGATTATTATTGGGAAAAATCGAACCGAAGGGTTACATTGGAATATATTCTGCTAAAGGATATCAATGACCATCGGGAACATGCTCTTGAGCTTGCTGAACGGATTGGCGATAGAAGGCATCTCGCAAATGTTAACTTAATTCCGTATAATCCAGTGAACGAGCACAGTCAATATCAAAGAAGCGAACAAGAATCGATACGAGCATTTTATGACACGCTGAAAAAGCAAGGAATAAGCTGCAGTGTTCGACTTGAACACGGGACGGATATTGATGCCGCCTGCGGACAGTTAAGAAGTAAACAAATCAAGCAATCTGCAGGGTGA